From one Acidobacteriota bacterium genomic stretch:
- a CDS encoding ATP-grasp domain-containing protein — translation MPRVLLLLPTTTYRAKAYLDAALKLGVEVVAASEISNTLQNQNSENLLTLSFFEPEKAAEEAARYAEKFPVDAVIPVDEDTAVVSGFVADGIGIKQNSIRAVQVAKNKHLMRETLKQANMRVPEFRHFTLDEDPREIAAQVEYPCVVKPVFLSTSRGVMRVDNEEAFVGAINRLEKILQLPQVAKKGGAAKRDILVESFVPGVEVAVEGLLTDGKLQLLAIFDKPDPLDGPFFEETIYVTPSRLSEEIQSEIFATTQAATQAMGLMKGAIHAELRINEEGAWVIEVAARAIGGLCSRALRFGEEKISLEELILRQAIGEDVSQISRERQAAAVMMIPIPRAGCLREIFGVEDAKQMAHIEDIVITAHLTQNLLPPPEGASYLGFIFSRAATPDVAEQALREAHSKLEFVID, via the coding sequence ATGCCACGTGTGCTTTTACTTTTGCCGACGACCACTTATCGCGCCAAAGCGTATCTGGATGCGGCGCTCAAACTTGGGGTCGAGGTGGTCGCCGCTTCGGAAATATCCAACACGTTGCAAAATCAAAATTCAGAAAATCTGTTGACCCTTAGTTTCTTTGAGCCTGAAAAAGCCGCCGAAGAAGCCGCCCGCTATGCCGAAAAATTTCCGGTTGATGCAGTGATTCCGGTTGATGAGGACACCGCAGTCGTCAGCGGCTTTGTTGCCGATGGCATCGGCATCAAACAAAATTCCATTCGCGCCGTGCAGGTTGCTAAAAACAAACACCTGATGCGCGAAACTTTAAAGCAAGCCAACATGCGTGTCCCCGAGTTCCGTCATTTCACATTGGACGAAGACCCGCGCGAAATCGCCGCGCAGGTTGAATATCCCTGTGTCGTTAAGCCGGTGTTTCTATCCACGAGTCGCGGCGTCATGCGCGTGGATAATGAAGAAGCTTTTGTTGGCGCGATTAACCGGCTGGAAAAAATTTTGCAATTGCCGCAGGTCGCTAAAAAAGGCGGCGCGGCAAAGCGCGATATTCTCGTCGAATCGTTTGTGCCCGGCGTCGAAGTCGCCGTCGAAGGATTGCTCACCGATGGCAAACTGCAACTGCTTGCGATATTCGATAAACCCGACCCGCTCGACGGGCCGTTTTTTGAAGAGACGATTTATGTCACACCTTCGCGATTATCCGAAGAAATTCAGAGCGAAATTTTTGCCACCACACAAGCGGCAACCCAGGCGATGGGACTTATGAAGGGCGCAATTCACGCAGAACTTCGCATCAATGAAGAAGGCGCGTGGGTGATCGAAGTCGCAGCGCGGGCGATTGGCGGACTCTGTTCGCGGGCGCTCAGGTTTGGCGAAGAGAAAATTTCACTTGAAGAATTAATTTTACGGCAGGCGATTGGCGAAGATGTTTCGCAAATTAGTCGTGAGCGACAAGCCGCAGCGGTGATGATGATTCCGATTCCTCGCGCCGGTTGCTTGCGGGAAATTTTTGGCGTGGAAGATGCCAAACAGATGGCGCACATCGAAGACATCGTAATCACGGCGCACCTTACGCAAAATTTACTGCCGCCGCCCGAAGGCGCGAGTTACCTGGGCTTTATTTTCAGTCGCGCCGCTACGCCTGATGTGGCTGAACAGGCTTTGCGTGAAGCGCACAGCAAATTGGAGTTTGTGATAGATTAG
- a CDS encoding ferritin-like domain-containing protein: MMRTEISPLKIIDIKDLSLDRGAHLLINRALADLPVGAKLGIRGSAPELAIHLRGWCRAQGHKVIWNDAPSSNAANDSTKSSSDENDSATSPLIGWIVRGSALAGRWQNAETAGLADYQVVGAILDEPSARWGLAARGATVETSAPEFYFGLNQKAQVWAENVPRLYAQAAAAQWNPATAINWDEAFEIPDEVETAIVQIMTYLIENETAAMLVPARFLAQIHPHFREAMQLLAIQVADEARHIEVFTRRATLRRNELGLSTASGQASLKTLIDEPDFTLAAFLLSVLGEGTFLNLLWFLETHAPDPVTRAVARLAAQDEARHVAFGMGHLQYQISKDETARPRLAQAIHRRHDVLAQTSGLNEAVFDALVLLAAGEWRVEAIAEGFKQVQQLQTEMDAGRQARLLKLGFSEKEARELSALHTRNFM; the protein is encoded by the coding sequence ATGATGCGAACGGAAATATCACCGCTGAAAATTATCGATATTAAAGACCTGTCACTTGATCGCGGCGCGCATTTGCTCATCAACCGCGCACTCGCTGACCTTCCGGTTGGCGCAAAGCTAGGCATCAGAGGCAGCGCGCCGGAACTTGCCATTCATCTGCGCGGTTGGTGTCGCGCGCAAGGTCACAAAGTGATTTGGAATGATGCGCCATCATCAAATGCCGCGAACGATTCAACAAAATCATCAAGCGACGAAAATGATTCAGCCACTTCACCGCTCATCGGTTGGATTGTGCGCGGCAGCGCGCTTGCGGGTCGCTGGCAGAATGCCGAGACGGCAGGTCTAGCCGATTACCAGGTTGTCGGCGCAATTCTTGATGAGCCTTCGGCGCGATGGGGACTAGCGGCGCGCGGCGCAACGGTTGAAACGAGCGCGCCGGAATTTTATTTCGGACTGAATCAAAAAGCTCAGGTGTGGGCTGAAAATGTGCCGCGACTGTATGCGCAAGCTGCTGCCGCGCAATGGAACCCTGCAACTGCCATCAACTGGGATGAAGCGTTTGAGATTCCCGATGAAGTCGAAACCGCCATCGTGCAGATTATGACTTATCTCATCGAAAATGAAACGGCGGCGATGCTGGTTCCGGCACGATTTCTCGCGCAGATTCATCCGCATTTTCGCGAAGCGATGCAACTGCTCGCCATTCAGGTCGCCGACGAAGCGCGGCACATCGAAGTTTTCACGCGCCGCGCTACGTTGCGAAGAAACGAACTCGGACTATCGACGGCAAGCGGGCAGGCATCTTTAAAGACCCTGATTGATGAACCGGATTTCACGCTGGCGGCGTTTTTGCTTTCGGTTCTCGGCGAAGGGACATTTTTAAATCTGTTGTGGTTTCTGGAAACTCACGCGCCAGACCCTGTGACCCGCGCGGTTGCCAGACTCGCAGCGCAGGACGAAGCGCGCCACGTCGCCTTCGGCATGGGACATTTGCAATATCAAATTTCCAAAGATGAAACCGCGCGCCCACGCCTGGCGCAGGCTATTCATCGTCGCCACGACGTACTGGCGCAAACCAGCGGACTCAATGAAGCGGTTTTTGATGCGCTCGTTTTGCTTGCCGCAGGTGAATGGCGCGTTGAAGCGATTGCCGAAGGTTTTAAGCAAGTTCAACAGCTACAAACCGAGATGGATGCCGGACGACAGGCGCGGCTTTTAAAATTAGGATTTTCCGAAAAAGAAGCAAGAGAATTATCTGCCCTGCACACACGCAATTTCATGTAG
- a CDS encoding PhnD/SsuA/transferrin family substrate-binding protein — protein MSNAKILILGAVAYDPKVVTIWEGFKAFFIRKGLPFDYVLYANYERQVEAQLAGHFQVAWNSPLAWIRSQRLAQAAGLTAQAIAMRDTDQDLTSLILVRADSAIQSIADLKGKVVAVGAIDSPQASLIPLSHINANGLTPGVDFEIAYHDVLGGKHGDHIGGERDAARALIAGRAAATCMIDGNHLLFAREGTLPAGSTRVLAQTAVYDHCNFTVLSTTPDELIGRFYELLLNMSYDDPEVRPLMDLEGLKVWREGRVENYRALEIAVDEMKFYDANGNITAENYRY, from the coding sequence ATGTCGAATGCAAAAATTTTAATACTTGGCGCGGTCGCTTATGACCCGAAAGTCGTCACCATCTGGGAAGGCTTCAAAGCATTTTTCATCCGTAAAGGATTGCCGTTTGATTATGTGCTCTATGCAAATTATGAGCGACAGGTTGAAGCGCAATTGGCAGGACATTTTCAGGTCGCGTGGAATTCGCCGCTCGCCTGGATTCGCAGCCAGCGTCTGGCGCAAGCCGCAGGCTTAACCGCTCAAGCCATCGCCATGCGCGATACCGACCAGGATTTGACATCCTTAATTCTGGTGCGCGCCGATTCAGCGATTCAATCCATCGCCGATTTGAAAGGAAAAGTGGTTGCCGTCGGTGCAATCGATTCACCGCAAGCGAGCTTGATTCCGCTCTCGCACATCAATGCCAATGGACTCACGCCCGGAGTTGATTTCGAGATTGCATACCATGATGTGCTCGGCGGAAAACATGGCGACCACATTGGCGGCGAACGCGATGCCGCGCGCGCTTTGATTGCCGGCAGAGCCGCCGCCACCTGTATGATTGATGGGAATCACTTGCTGTTTGCCAGAGAAGGCACTCTGCCCGCAGGTTCGACTCGCGTGCTTGCGCAAACTGCCGTTTATGACCATTGCAATTTCACGGTGCTTTCAACGACGCCGGATGAATTGATTGGGCGCTTTTACGAACTTTTGCTCAATATGTCTTACGACGACCCGGAAGTTCGCCCGCTCATGGATTTGGAAGGGTTAAAGGTTTGGCGCGAGGGGCGCGTCGAAAACTATCGCGCGCTCGAAATCGCTGTTGATGAGATGAAGTTTTATGATGCGAACGGAAATATCACCGCTGAAAATTATCGATATTAA
- a CDS encoding acyl-CoA dehydrogenase family protein produces MNNSNYKDALEKIIKEVVEPMAAEIDQTGSFPRPALAALGEAGLLGLITATEVGGLGQGHRAAAFVVERLAAACASTAMVACMHYAGAAVIEAHGTRTTREAIAKGKHLTTLAFSEIGSRSHFWTPLGTAAKSYDGIYLNAQKSWVTSAGQADSYVWSSRALANDGAITIWQAPTDAQGLQIPAPFDGLGLRGNFSSPVKAENVLISTEAMLGADGGGFDIMMGVVLPYFQIMSAAFSVGTMEATTSKSIQHVTNTRFEYSKQSLADLPTVRAYLSRMRIKTDATRALLLDALDALEQGREDAMLRVLEVKAAAGEASVEVTDLAMRICGGAAFRKEVGIERHFRDARAALVMAPTSDALYDFIGKALCQMPLFE; encoded by the coding sequence ATGAATAATTCAAACTATAAAGACGCTCTGGAGAAAATCATAAAAGAGGTTGTCGAACCGATGGCGGCGGAGATTGACCAGACGGGAAGTTTTCCGCGCCCTGCACTCGCGGCGCTCGGCGAAGCGGGATTATTAGGACTCATCACTGCAACAGAAGTCGGTGGACTCGGACAGGGGCATCGCGCTGCGGCTTTCGTCGTCGAACGATTAGCCGCTGCCTGCGCATCGACCGCGATGGTGGCTTGTATGCACTATGCGGGAGCCGCGGTCATTGAAGCGCACGGAACGCGCACAACGCGCGAAGCCATCGCTAAGGGTAAACACCTGACGACGCTGGCATTTTCCGAAATCGGTTCGCGCAGCCATTTCTGGACGCCACTCGGTACGGCGGCAAAATCCTATGACGGAATTTATCTCAATGCCCAGAAAAGCTGGGTCACTTCGGCAGGGCAAGCCGATTCCTACGTCTGGTCGAGTCGCGCGCTCGCCAACGATGGCGCAATCACCATCTGGCAGGCGCCTACGGATGCCCAGGGGCTACAGATTCCTGCGCCTTTTGATGGGCTTGGACTGCGAGGCAACTTTTCATCGCCCGTTAAAGCCGAAAATGTGTTGATTTCAACAGAAGCGATGCTCGGCGCAGATGGTGGCGGTTTCGACATCATGATGGGCGTGGTGCTGCCCTATTTTCAAATCATGAGCGCAGCGTTTTCCGTCGGCACGATGGAAGCCACAACCAGCAAATCCATTCAACACGTCACCAACACCCGATTTGAATATTCAAAACAATCGCTTGCCGATTTGCCGACCGTTCGCGCTTACCTTTCGCGCATGCGTATCAAAACCGATGCGACGCGCGCGCTCCTGCTCGACGCGCTCGATGCTTTAGAACAGGGACGCGAAGACGCCATGCTGCGTGTGCTTGAGGTGAAAGCCGCTGCCGGGGAGGCTTCAGTCGAAGTCACAGACCTTGCTATGCGGATTTGCGGCGGCGCGGCGTTTCGCAAAGAGGTCGGCATCGAACGCCATTTCCGGGATGCGCGCGCGGCGCTGGTAATGGCTCCGACTTCGGATGCGCTCTATGACTTCATCGGCAAGGCGCTTTGCCAAATGCCGTTGTTTGAATAA
- a CDS encoding endonuclease III translates to MAEAIRRHEVEQFIPFVLQNLRAVYGTPELEKDLDPLDCLIETILSQSTTNINSRRAFDSLKKKFPNWEHARKARLSAIEAAIRSGGLAKQKSIVIKNILNEIYARRGNFDLSFLRTAPLEEARALLASFKGVGPKTVACVLLFACNRPVFPIDTHIFRIARRLRWLPEKCSDAEAHQLLEMRLPQARYFEAHINLIRHGRKICRPQHPACDQCVITEYCAYDQSPDRYSPF, encoded by the coding sequence ATGGCAGAAGCAATCCGTCGACACGAAGTTGAGCAATTTATCCCATTCGTTTTACAAAACCTGCGCGCCGTTTATGGCACTCCTGAACTTGAAAAAGATTTAGACCCGCTGGATTGTTTGATTGAAACCATCCTTTCGCAATCCACTACCAATATCAACAGTCGTCGCGCCTTTGACAGTTTAAAGAAAAAATTTCCAAACTGGGAACACGCCCGCAAGGCGCGTTTGTCTGCGATAGAAGCCGCCATCCGTTCGGGCGGGCTGGCAAAGCAAAAATCCATCGTCATTAAAAATATCCTCAATGAAATTTATGCGCGACGCGGCAATTTCGATTTATCCTTTCTGCGCACTGCGCCGCTTGAAGAGGCGCGCGCGTTGCTTGCAAGTTTCAAAGGTGTAGGTCCAAAGACGGTCGCCTGTGTTCTGCTTTTTGCCTGCAACCGCCCGGTTTTTCCGATTGACACGCATATCTTTCGCATCGCGCGAAGACTCAGATGGCTTCCTGAAAAATGTAGTGATGCAGAAGCGCACCAACTGCTGGAAATGCGGCTTCCCCAGGCGCGCTACTTTGAAGCGCACATCAATTTAATTCGCCACGGTCGCAAAATCTGTCGCCCGCAACATCCTGCCTGCGACCAATGCGTCATCACCGAGTATTGCGCGTATGACCAAAGCCCCGACAGGTATTCGCCTTTTTAG
- a CDS encoding SWIM zinc finger family protein: MAKAKLPKLTEAQLRALATAKVFARGKDYYDQGLISATALEGMSLRGECQGSDPEPYAVRITLDKNGVVDSDCDCPYEYEGVCKHAVALLLAYVYEPQNFQVASSTTSELADRSKAELIALINELTGKDPKLKAVVAINTATHRAKQGKPLDTAAIRKQARRVLKIDEWDYRRARTIAKELRALDKVGEELRRAKDFQNAGAVYYALLDEIVNAYDDLLWQVDENGDVMAVVDDFAKALGDCLKQSGLKNAARRNWWQCLLAVFLKDHELGGVDFGASAEAIILEQTTDDEWQWIAETVRDKASRSRDWEQGSLIDFIAEGLKRRKRQGEVTALIREAGTPEQQASLLIREKNFKEALRRINDIVKDKPGLVESFADELVDAGARQAAVEFVQARAAKGNWRSNDWLAAYYRKFGSAEEAVKWQQKSFFDSPTVERFKILEEVCRKTENWQAVRGEALATLERGKQFAALMEIALYEKDTRRAIELLPQIKSYGWRDYGREVAKAAEQDYPQEAIRIYRQKAETAIEERNRASYHLAAEYLKRAQQLSLQLDEDVEWSDYIGTLRQMYKHLPALQDELRKAGV; encoded by the coding sequence ATGGCGAAAGCGAAATTACCGAAACTCACGGAGGCGCAACTGCGGGCGTTGGCGACTGCCAAAGTGTTTGCGCGCGGCAAGGATTATTACGACCAAGGATTAATTTCCGCCACCGCGCTTGAAGGAATGAGTTTGCGCGGCGAATGTCAAGGCTCTGACCCGGAGCCTTATGCGGTGCGCATTACGCTCGATAAAAATGGCGTTGTAGATAGCGATTGCGATTGCCCTTATGAATATGAAGGCGTTTGTAAACACGCGGTGGCGTTATTGCTCGCTTACGTTTATGAACCGCAAAATTTTCAAGTCGCTTCATCAACGACCAGCGAACTTGCAGACCGCAGCAAAGCAGAACTCATCGCTCTGATCAACGAACTCACCGGCAAAGACCCGAAACTTAAAGCCGTTGTCGCTATCAATACGGCAACCCACAGGGCGAAACAGGGAAAGCCGCTAGACACCGCTGCCATACGCAAACAGGCGCGCCGCGTCTTGAAAATCGACGAGTGGGATTACCGCAGGGCGCGAACCATTGCCAAAGAATTGCGCGCTCTCGATAAAGTCGGCGAGGAGTTGCGCCGGGCGAAAGATTTTCAAAATGCCGGAGCCGTCTATTACGCGCTGCTTGATGAAATTGTGAATGCCTATGACGACTTGCTGTGGCAGGTTGATGAAAATGGCGATGTCATGGCGGTCGTTGACGATTTCGCCAAGGCGCTGGGCGATTGTCTCAAACAAAGCGGACTCAAGAATGCGGCGCGGCGCAACTGGTGGCAATGTCTGTTAGCGGTTTTTTTGAAAGACCATGAACTCGGCGGCGTTGATTTTGGCGCCAGCGCCGAAGCGATCATCCTTGAACAGACGACCGACGACGAGTGGCAGTGGATTGCGGAAACTGTACGCGACAAAGCGTCGCGCAGCCGCGATTGGGAGCAAGGCTCGTTGATTGATTTCATAGCCGAAGGGTTGAAACGGCGCAAACGACAAGGCGAAGTGACGGCTTTGATTCGTGAAGCGGGAACTCCCGAACAGCAAGCCAGTTTGTTGATTCGAGAGAAAAATTTTAAAGAAGCCTTGCGCCGGATTAACGACATCGTTAAGGATAAGCCGGGATTGGTCGAAAGCTTTGCCGATGAACTTGTCGATGCCGGGGCAAGGCAAGCGGCTGTCGAATTCGTGCAGGCGCGCGCCGCCAAAGGCAATTGGCGAAGCAACGACTGGCTGGCGGCTTATTATCGCAAGTTCGGCTCTGCCGAAGAAGCGGTTAAGTGGCAGCAGAAAAGTTTTTTTGATAGCCCAACAGTTGAACGCTTTAAGATACTGGAGGAAGTCTGTCGCAAGACCGAGAATTGGCAAGCGGTTCGCGGCGAAGCGCTGGCGACTTTGGAACGCGGCAAACAATTTGCGGCGCTTATGGAAATCGCCCTTTATGAAAAAGATACGCGGCGCGCTATCGAGTTGTTGCCGCAGATCAAAAGCTACGGCTGGCGCGATTATGGGCGCGAGGTCGCTAAGGCTGCCGAGCAAGATTACCCGCAGGAAGCCATCAGAATCTACAGACAGAAAGCCGAGACGGCAATCGAAGAACGCAACCGCGCTTCATATCATTTAGCCGCCGAATATCTGAAGCGCGCCCAACAGCTCTCTCTACAACTTGATGAAGACGTTGAATGGTCTGATTACATCGGCACATTGCGCCAAATGTACAAACACTTACCGGCATTGCAGGATGAATTACGCAAAGCCGGCGTTTAA
- a CDS encoding TIGR03986 family CRISPR-associated RAMP protein yields MTFHNPYHFVPVEESSGFEDLYREDFENGKVGQVTHDRYYDNTHSGRIICRLIAETPFIVGGKQCTEQTPTKVFQYELDDKPAIPASTLRGLLSSITEAASNSALRVLSNKVFSYRTAARDALRGIGMVVQAGATGNFKLLPLCNFSQRLPTGCLKVKLSSPQNFTTFSFENQQYYYMKKDERHGTTVQPIAEEVWDQMPQSQKGTYERGILRIMENANRKKDFHELRRKHELFIYLPKNKTNFDDLSGLGILDILPEAVECFESLAELRTDEDEQLPYEPVGTKRNNGNEDKNLKLKHGDLVYFRSETINQHQVVVEVAYSCIWRKRVEAETTKRAETTFNFFEAIDSDILPFNQKRELITLAEQIFGFVENNEHLKNKKKVKEELSLAGCVYPSPARFAGIKNESGWQSIKSYEDFYVQNIEDPEGWTILKTLGSPKPPSPAMYFKNADGTGGYIAKDKLEPIIRNKEENPIGGHSPQGRKFYLHHNSSGSQNWKSKNLDPQTFKLKMQAMPVKENSVFYFHLDFDNLNDDELGALLYALRPTKEFRHKLGLGKPIGLGRIRIEPLGLFLVDRSKRYKSENLFTPRYARSWKAIKNPNVYPWIEDAVDFSELPDRYRREKTTIGTPDLILPGSLHENFREKIEPPIRNALELIGDPSKVTQAVHYPTVQPQNGNDEEDSYQWFVANDTGSGSGQNKIKAGEHYNRDYLKPLADEQILTTLIEHPWKK; encoded by the coding sequence ATGACATTTCACAATCCCTACCATTTTGTTCCTGTAGAAGAAAGCTCGGGATTTGAAGATTTATATAGAGAAGATTTTGAAAACGGAAAGGTTGGGCAAGTTACCCACGACCGTTATTACGACAACACACACTCAGGGCGCATAATCTGTCGCTTAATAGCTGAGACTCCATTTATAGTTGGAGGGAAACAATGCACTGAGCAAACACCAACAAAAGTTTTTCAATATGAACTTGATGATAAGCCTGCTATTCCTGCTTCAACTTTACGTGGGTTGCTTTCAAGTATTACAGAAGCAGCAAGTAATTCTGCGTTGCGCGTTTTAAGTAACAAAGTCTTTTCATATCGAACAGCGGCAAGAGATGCTCTGCGTGGCATAGGCATGGTTGTTCAAGCAGGCGCTACGGGCAATTTTAAGCTATTGCCTTTATGTAATTTTTCTCAAAGACTGCCCACAGGCTGTTTAAAGGTGAAATTGAGTTCACCTCAAAACTTCACAACTTTCAGCTTTGAAAATCAGCAATACTATTATATGAAAAAAGACGAACGGCATGGAACGACTGTCCAACCTATAGCAGAAGAGGTTTGGGATCAAATGCCTCAAAGCCAAAAAGGAACCTATGAACGTGGTATTCTCCGCATAATGGAAAATGCGAATAGAAAAAAAGATTTTCATGAACTCAGACGCAAACATGAACTATTTATCTATCTACCGAAGAATAAAACTAATTTTGATGATCTTAGTGGTTTGGGTATTCTCGACATCCTGCCCGAAGCGGTTGAATGTTTTGAGTCATTAGCAGAATTAAGAACTGATGAGGATGAGCAACTGCCATATGAGCCAGTTGGCACTAAGCGAAATAATGGTAACGAAGACAAAAATCTTAAATTGAAACATGGGGACTTAGTTTATTTTCGGTCTGAGACGATTAACCAGCACCAAGTTGTCGTCGAAGTTGCATACTCGTGCATTTGGCGCAAGAGAGTCGAAGCAGAGACAACGAAAAGAGCAGAAACAACTTTTAATTTTTTCGAGGCAATAGATTCGGATATTTTGCCCTTCAATCAAAAGCGTGAATTGATAACGCTTGCTGAGCAGATATTTGGCTTTGTTGAAAACAACGAACATCTGAAAAACAAAAAAAAGGTCAAGGAAGAATTGTCTCTTGCAGGATGTGTTTATCCATCCCCCGCAAGGTTTGCAGGTATTAAGAACGAAAGCGGGTGGCAATCAATAAAATCGTATGAGGATTTTTATGTCCAAAACATCGAAGACCCGGAAGGATGGACTATTTTAAAAACTCTTGGGAGTCCGAAACCGCCTTCACCTGCTATGTATTTCAAAAATGCGGATGGAACTGGCGGCTATATTGCTAAAGACAAACTTGAACCTATTATCCGAAACAAAGAAGAAAACCCTATAGGTGGACATAGCCCCCAAGGGCGTAAATTTTATTTGCATCACAACTCAAGTGGGTCTCAAAATTGGAAATCAAAAAATCTTGATCCCCAAACTTTTAAGTTAAAAATGCAGGCAATGCCTGTAAAAGAAAATTCGGTTTTCTACTTTCATCTCGACTTTGACAATTTAAATGATGATGAATTGGGCGCACTGCTCTATGCTTTACGTCCAACGAAAGAATTTCGCCACAAACTTGGATTGGGTAAACCCATTGGGTTAGGACGAATCAGAATCGAACCCCTAGGCTTGTTTTTAGTTGATAGAAGCAAAAGGTATAAAAGCGAAAATCTTTTCACGCCGCGTTATGCAAGGAGTTGGAAAGCAATAAAGAATCCAAATGTATATCCGTGGATTGAAGATGCTGTTGATTTTTCCGAATTGCCTGACCGCTATAGACGCGAAAAGACAACTATAGGAACGCCGGATTTGATTTTACCAGGGTCTCTCCACGAAAATTTTCGTGAAAAAATTGAACCACCGATTCGTAACGCTTTGGAACTGATTGGCGACCCGAGTAAAGTGACTCAAGCAGTTCATTATCCAACTGTGCAACCACAGAATGGTAATGATGAAGAAGATAGTTATCAGTGGTTCGTTGCAAATGATACAGGCTCTGGCTCAGGACAAAATAAAATTAAAGCTGGAGAGCATTACAACAGAGATTATCTAAAGCCGTTGGCGGATGAGCAAATTCTTACTACGCTAATTGAGCATCCTTGGAAGAAATGA